The Pirellulales bacterium nucleotide sequence CTATTCGCTTTCCAGCAGCTTCTATAGCACGTTCGATCAAACCGGTGACGTCTATAACTGGAACGAAACCTTGCTCGTTAATCCCGTCGGCAATGGAGTCCAACTTACCGGGAATTTTCGGGGCGTCCGGGGCGGTTCCTGGGCCGACGACGCCAACGCTCTGCCTGCGACTCGCCGGCTCTTTGACAATCCGGCGGGCCAGATCTTCGACTACACGTTCCGAGTCGCCTTGGTGCCGGAACCAAGCACCGCGGCGCTTTCGATCATCGCCTGCGGCACGCTTTGGTGGTGGAGAAAGCGTTTCAGATAGCGCTGACCGCCGAAACGGTGTCAGGAATGCTCTGTAGAAATCCACGCCTGCCAGCTTAATCCGCTAGCTGGCGGGCCTTCGTATTGGACGATGTGAGAACTACAAAATCTCCTCGTCGTGTCCTGCTATATGGCGATCTCATCGGGCGGCTGACGCTGCGGCCCTACTCTGGCAAGTACAGCCGCAAAACGTTCACGCAGCCTCAACTGTTCGCTTGCTTGGTGCTGAAGGAGTTCCTGCAGCTCGATTACCGCAAGCTGAGCGCCCTGTT carries:
- a CDS encoding PEP-CTERM sorting domain-containing protein (PEP-CTERM proteins occur, often in large numbers, in the proteomes of bacteria that also encode an exosortase, a predicted intramembrane cysteine proteinase. The presence of a PEP-CTERM domain at a protein's C-terminus predicts cleavage within the sorting domain, followed by covalent anchoring to some some component of the (usually Gram-negative) cell surface. Many PEP-CTERM proteins exhibit an unusual sequence composition that includes large numbers of potential glycosylation sites. Expression of one such protein has been shown restore the ability of a bacterium to form floc, a type of biofilm.), yielding YSLSSSFYSTFDQTGDVYNWNETLLVNPVGNGVQLTGNFRGVRGGSWADDANALPATRRLFDNPAGQIFDYTFRVALVPEPSTAALSIIACGTLWWWRKRFR